DNA sequence from the Pseudoduganella plicata genome:
CGGCGTTCTCGCAGAACGCGACCGACTTCCAGACCAGCCTCACCTTCATCAATATGAAGCTGAAGGGTCTGGCCAAGGCCATCAATGGTCAGTGATCAATCCCGCACTCCGGAGTAAGCGATGAGCTTCAAGGATATTTCCCAGATCGCCGGCTCGGCGATGGCAGCACAGACCGTGCGCCTCAACACCGTTGCATCGAACCTGGCCAATGCCGATTCCGTCGCGGGCAACGAAAACGATACCTACCGCGCCCGCAAGCCTGTCTTCGCGGCCGTGATGAACGACAGCTCCGATGGCGTCGGCAGCCGTGTTCAGGTGCTGGACGTGGTCGAAAGCGCGGAGCCGCTGCGCAAGGTCTACGAACCGGACAGCCCGATGGCCAATGCCGAGGGCATGGTGTTCTACCCGAACGTCAACCAGGTGGCCGAGATGACGGACATGATGTCTGCCTCGCGCGCCTTTGAAACGAATGTCGAAGTGCTGGGCCGGATCCGGACCATGCAGCAGTCCCTTCTGAAACTGGGTGAAATGTAATGGAAACGAATCTGTTCACGAACGCGGCCGGCGCCGGCGCCGCCAATGCCGGCGCCAACGCGGCGCCGGCAGCCAACACGATGAGCGACAGCAAGGAGATGTTCACCAAGCTGCTGGTCGCGCAGATCCGGAACCAGGATCCGCTGGAGCCATCGGATCCGTCGCAATTCGTCCAGCAGCTGACCCAGCTGTCGCAGACGGAAGCGATGCAGAACCTCGCTTCGCTGACCAGCAACAGCGCCAGCGTGCTGCAGAGCATGCAGGTGCTGGCCATGGGCGGCCAGGTGGGCTCGGAAGTCATGGCCCAGACCGATACCGTCAAGCTGGACGGCGCGAAGGTCAACGGCGCCATTACGCTGTCGGGCAACAGCAGCAAGACGACGCTGGTGCTGACCGACGGCGCCGGCCAGGACCACGAACTGGCACTGGGACCGCTGTCGGCGGGACAGGTGCC
Encoded proteins:
- a CDS encoding flagellar hook capping FlgD N-terminal domain-containing protein, which gives rise to METNLFTNAAGAGAANAGANAAPAANTMSDSKEMFTKLLVAQIRNQDPLEPSDPSQFVQQLTQLSQTEAMQNLASLTSNSASVLQSMQVLAMGGQVGSEVMAQTDTVKLDGAKVNGAITLSGNSSKTTLVLTDGAGQDHELALGPLSAGQVPFSIDPTAMGLPAGSYKMKVVTSSGELPPVDIAGRLNSVRLGSNGSIVLSIANVGEVAPSNVTAFNGKSSTAVAAAGAANTTL
- the flgC gene encoding flagellar basal body rod protein FlgC gives rise to the protein MSFKDISQIAGSAMAAQTVRLNTVASNLANADSVAGNENDTYRARKPVFAAVMNDSSDGVGSRVQVLDVVESAEPLRKVYEPDSPMANAEGMVFYPNVNQVAEMTDMMSASRAFETNVEVLGRIRTMQQSLLKLGEM